The Thunnus thynnus chromosome 22, fThuThy2.1, whole genome shotgun sequence genome includes a window with the following:
- the LOC137174865 gene encoding uncharacterized protein, whose protein sequence is MQWTVHVSVLLLNIVWILFLLQPHPFSVSVQRRSSDSNKEFCIQLPSEMNWTSTLHSVNITDNKTNTTFQEYGQSNLSLHESSNSTNMIKCQQHCQNNKTKIQQKDQDSSLLLEINLISPTPQHKPKRMFERTAASPPHEQGRPPSFKDPDDCCFKFYPRSMNKNLIQSYYTTDYRCPRTGVILLTRKSRHICVDPNLPWVKKIMKSLDEANL, encoded by the exons ATGCAGTGGACTGTCCATGTCAGTGTGCTTCTCCTGAACATTGTATGGATTCTCTTCCTTTTACAACCACATCCTTTTTCAG tGTCCGTACAGAGAAGAAGCTCTGACAGCAACAAGGAGTTCTGTATTCAGCTTCCATCTGAAATGAACTGGACATCAACTCTACATTCAGTCAACATCACCGATAATAAAACCAACACAACTTTTCAAG AATATGGACAAAGCAACCTCTCACTACATGAAAGCAGCAACTCAACCAACATGATCAAATGTCAGCAACACTGTCagaacaacaagacaaaaatacagcaaaaagaTCAAGACTCCTCACTGCTGTTAGAGATCAACCTCATATCTCCTACACCGCAACACAAACCAAAGAGAAT GTTTGAGAGAACTGCAGCCAGTCCCCCTCATGAGCAGGGACGACCTCCTTCTTTTAAGGATCCTGATGACTGCTGCTTCAAATTCTACCCGAGAAGCATGAACAAAAACTTGATCCAGTCATATTATACGACTGATTACCGCTGCCCGAGGACTGGAGTCAT tttgcTGACCAGAAAGTCTCGTCACATCTGTGTGGATCCCAATCTCCCCTGGGTTAAGAAAATCATGAAAAGTCTGGATGAAGCAAACTTGTAA